The following proteins are co-located in the Salvelinus fontinalis isolate EN_2023a chromosome 41, ASM2944872v1, whole genome shotgun sequence genome:
- the tspan37 gene encoding tetraspanin 37 — MGETRRRAFKIVIQITWQLLWLAGLVVGLSGVYLLLNYRHNGLFFAHTYIILPACLALASATLLLVSGGLGIWVSLRKSALLQGVFVYLLVMVFCLEATAAALAYVNAGKVDSELAPFSSVFQRYTGSSQDLDSDAVDATQKELQCCGIYDYRDWLATPWFNHSGRGSVPHSCCNSTYHTCNGTLELPGLLYPKGCQVKLEEALLFVLRFIIWSSLAVALVETVGFVSVAQLMRDQPLLEYGILDREWA; from the exons ATGGGTGAAACAAGACGACGAGCTTTTAAAATAGTTATTCAGATAACTTGGCAACTTCTATGG CTGGCAGGTCtggtggtaggtctgagtggtgTGTACCTGTTGTTGAACTACAGACACAATGGCCTCTTCTTCGCCCACACATACATCATCCTCCCAGCATGCCTAGCTCTGGCCAGCGCTACCCTCCTATTGGTCAGCGGAGGACTGGGCATCTGGGTGTCCCTCAGAAAGTCAGCCTTGCTACAGGGCGTG TTTGTCTATCTGCTGGTCATGGTTTTCTGCCTGGAGGCAACTGCTGCTGCTCTGGCCTATGTCAACGCAGGAAAG GTGGACTCAGAGCTGGCTCCCTTCAGTAGTGTCTTTCAAAGATACACAGGAAGCAGTCAGGACCTAGACTCCGATGCTGTGGACGCCACACAGAaagag TTGCAGTGCTGTGGAATCTATGACTACCGTGACTGGTTGGCCACGCCCTGGTTTAACCACAGTGGGCGGGGCAGTGTGCCTCACAGCTGCTGTAATTCCACCTACCACACCTGTAACGGTACCCTAGAGCTGCCCGGGCTACTATATccaaag GGCTGCCAGGTGAAGCTGGAGGAGGCCTTGCTTTTTGTTCTGCGCTTCATCATCTGGTCATCTCTGGCAGTGGCGCTAGTGGAG actgtaGGGTTTGTGAGTGTGGCTCAGCTGATGAGGGACCAGCCTCTGTTGGAGTATGGAATACTGGACAGGGAGTGGGCCTGA
- the LOC129840291 gene encoding phospholipase D1-like isoform X2, producing MEDVADALEEAKEEIFITDWWLSPEIFLKRPVVEGNKWRLDCILKRKAQQGVHIFVMLYKEVELALGINSEYSKRTLMHLHPNIKVMRHPDHVSSSVYLWAHHEKIIVIDQSVAFVGGIDLAYGRWDDREHRLTDVGSVTRSVALEMEQSQSSAHHPSSRGVSSTDGAANSNGGNQSLPGNPGVELPRLKGIGRTRRMHFSLVKHLHKHTLQHADSISSLDSAGSGSVRSLQTGVGELRGNTRFWHGKDYCNFVYKDWIQLEKPFDDFIDRYTTPRMPWHDISSVVHGKAARDVARHFIQRWNFCKIMKPKYHSLSYPYLLPKSHSSASELRYQVPDCVPTRVQVLRSAADWSAGIKYHEESIHNAYLQTIARSKHFIYIENQFFISCSDNKMVYNKIGEALIERILRAHKEGKKFRVYVVTPLLPGFEGDITTGGGNALQAVMHFNYRTMIRGEYSIISQLKKEMDELQWMNYISFCGLRTHAELEGRLVTELVYVHSKMLIADDNTVIIGSANINDRSMLGKRDSEVAVIIEDSETVTAVMDGHEYQAGRFALALRLECFRTILGAHMDTTIDVSDPVSDRFYKDVWMTTAGRNATIYEKVFRCLPSSLVRNMSELESYQTNLGLAQSDPGKAQEELRRIRGFLVQFPLDFLSEQNLMPSVGTKEGMVPTEIWT from the exons ATGGAGGACGTAGCCGATGCTCTGGAAGAAGCTAAAGAAGAGATCTTCATCACTGACTGGTg gttgagtCCAGAGATCTTCCTGAAGAGGCCAGTTGTGGAGGGAAACAAATGGAGACTGGACTGCATCCTCAAACGCAAAGCA cAACAGGGGGTTCATATCTTTGTGATGCTGTATAAGGAGGTGGAGCTAGCTCTAGGCATCAACAGTGAATACAGCAAGAGAACACTAATGCACCTGCACCCCAACATCAAG GTGATGCGCCACCCGGACCATGTGTCGTCGTCTGTCTACCTGTGGGCGCATCACGAGAAGATCATCGTCATCGACCAATCAGTGGCCTTTGTTGGCGGGATAGACCTGGCATACGGTCGCTGGGACGACCGAGAGCATCGCCTGACAGACGTGGGGAGTGTGACACGCTCTGTTGCCCTGGAGATGGagcag TCTCAGAGCTCTGCCCACCATCCCTCCAGTAGGGGAGTGTCCTCTACTGATGGTGCCGCCAATAGCAACGGAGGCAACCAATCACTGCCTGGCAACCCAGGGGTGGAGCTTCCACGGCTGAAGGGGATTGGACGAACCAGGAGGATGCACTTCTCCCTGGTCAAACATCTCCACAAACACACTCTGCAGCATGCAGACAGCATCAGCTCCCTAGACAGCGCTG gcaGTGGTTCAGTGCGGAGCCTCCAGACAGGTGTAGGAGAGCTGAGGGGTAACACCAGGTTTTGGCATGGAAAAGACTACTGCAACTTTGTCTACAAGGACTGGATACAGCTGGAGAAACCCTTCGatg acttcaTTGACAGGTACACCACTCCCAGGATGCCGTGGCATGACATCTCCTCTGTGGTCCATGGGAAAGCTGCGAGGGACGTGGCCAGACACTTCATACAGCGCTGGAACTTCTGTAAG ataaTGAAGCCTAAGTATCATTCTCTCTCCTACCCGTACCTTCTGCCCAAGTCTCACAGCAGTGCCAGCGAGCTGAGGTACCAGGTGCCCGACTGTGTTCCCACTAGAgtacag GTGTTGCGGTCAGCAGCTGACTGGTCAGCAGGTATTAAGTATCATGAGGAGTCCATCCACAACGCCTACCTCCAGACTATCGCCAGGAGCAAGCACTTCATCTACATAGAG aacCAGTTTTTCATCAGCTGTTCTGACAACAAGATGGTCTATAACAAGATCGGAGAAGCGCTCATCGAGAGGATTCTCAGAGCTCACAa AGAAGGCAAGAAGTTCCGTGTGTACGTGGTCACTCCACTACTTCCTGGATTTGAAGGTGACATCACAACAGGGGGAGGAAACGCCCTTCAGGCCGTCATGCACTTCAACtacag GACCATGATCAGAGGTGAATACTCCATCATCTCCCAGCTGAAGAAAGAAA tggaTGAGCTCCAGTGGATGAACTACATCTCGTTCTGTGGTCTGAGGACCCACGCTGAGCTGGAGGGACGCCTGGTCACAGAGCTCGTCTACGTCCACAGCAAGATGCTCATCGCAGACGACAACACTGTCATCATAG gttcGGCCAACATCAACGACCGCAGCATGTTGGGGAAGCGTGACAGCGAGGTGGCGGTGATCATTGAGGACTCTGAGACCGTTACCGCGGTGATGGACGGACATGAGTACCAGGCCGGACGCTTTGCACTGGCGCTACGTCTAGAGTgcttcag gactatCCTTGGAGCTCATATGGACACGACCATAGATGTGTCTGACCCTGTCTCTGACCGCTTCTATAAGGATGTCTGGATGACCACCGCTGGACGCAATGCAACCATCTatgagaag gtgttccGGTGCCTGCCGTCCTCCCTGGTTCGTAACATGTCTGAGTTAGAGAGTTACCAGACGAACCTAGGCCTGGCTCAGTCGGACCCAGGTAAAGCCCAAGAAGAGCTAAGGAGGATCAGAGGGTTCCTGGTTCAATTCCCTCTGGACTTCCTCTCAGAACAGAACCTAATGCCTTCTGTTGGGACCAAGGAGGGCATGGTGCCTACTGAGATCTGGACCTAG
- the LOC129840291 gene encoding phospholipase D1-like isoform X1: MEDVADALEEAKEEIFITDWWLSPEIFLKRPVVEGNKWRLDCILKRKAQQGVHIFVMLYKEVELALGINSEYSKRTLMHLHPNIKVMRHPDHVSSSVYLWAHHEKIIVIDQSVAFVGGIDLAYGRWDDREHRLTDVGSVTRSVALEMEQSQSSAHHPSSRGVSSTDGAANSNGGNQSLPGNPGVELPRLKGIGRTRRMHFSLVKHLHKHTLQHADSISSLDSAGSGSVRSLQTGVGELRGNTRFWHGKDYCNFVYKDWIQLEKPFDDFIDRYTTPRMPWHDISSVVHGKAARDVARHFIQRWNFCKIMKPKYHSLSYPYLLPKSHSSASELRYQVPDCVPTRVQVLRSAADWSAGIKYHEESIHNAYLQTIARSKHFIYIENQFFISCSDNKMVYNKIGEALIERILRAHKEGKKFRVYVVTPLLPGFEGDITTGGGNALQAVMHFNYRTMIRGEYSIISQLKKEMCVCVPVDELQWMNYISFCGLRTHAELEGRLVTELVYVHSKMLIADDNTVIIGSANINDRSMLGKRDSEVAVIIEDSETVTAVMDGHEYQAGRFALALRLECFRTILGAHMDTTIDVSDPVSDRFYKDVWMTTAGRNATIYEKVFRCLPSSLVRNMSELESYQTNLGLAQSDPGKAQEELRRIRGFLVQFPLDFLSEQNLMPSVGTKEGMVPTEIWT, translated from the exons ATGGAGGACGTAGCCGATGCTCTGGAAGAAGCTAAAGAAGAGATCTTCATCACTGACTGGTg gttgagtCCAGAGATCTTCCTGAAGAGGCCAGTTGTGGAGGGAAACAAATGGAGACTGGACTGCATCCTCAAACGCAAAGCA cAACAGGGGGTTCATATCTTTGTGATGCTGTATAAGGAGGTGGAGCTAGCTCTAGGCATCAACAGTGAATACAGCAAGAGAACACTAATGCACCTGCACCCCAACATCAAG GTGATGCGCCACCCGGACCATGTGTCGTCGTCTGTCTACCTGTGGGCGCATCACGAGAAGATCATCGTCATCGACCAATCAGTGGCCTTTGTTGGCGGGATAGACCTGGCATACGGTCGCTGGGACGACCGAGAGCATCGCCTGACAGACGTGGGGAGTGTGACACGCTCTGTTGCCCTGGAGATGGagcag TCTCAGAGCTCTGCCCACCATCCCTCCAGTAGGGGAGTGTCCTCTACTGATGGTGCCGCCAATAGCAACGGAGGCAACCAATCACTGCCTGGCAACCCAGGGGTGGAGCTTCCACGGCTGAAGGGGATTGGACGAACCAGGAGGATGCACTTCTCCCTGGTCAAACATCTCCACAAACACACTCTGCAGCATGCAGACAGCATCAGCTCCCTAGACAGCGCTG gcaGTGGTTCAGTGCGGAGCCTCCAGACAGGTGTAGGAGAGCTGAGGGGTAACACCAGGTTTTGGCATGGAAAAGACTACTGCAACTTTGTCTACAAGGACTGGATACAGCTGGAGAAACCCTTCGatg acttcaTTGACAGGTACACCACTCCCAGGATGCCGTGGCATGACATCTCCTCTGTGGTCCATGGGAAAGCTGCGAGGGACGTGGCCAGACACTTCATACAGCGCTGGAACTTCTGTAAG ataaTGAAGCCTAAGTATCATTCTCTCTCCTACCCGTACCTTCTGCCCAAGTCTCACAGCAGTGCCAGCGAGCTGAGGTACCAGGTGCCCGACTGTGTTCCCACTAGAgtacag GTGTTGCGGTCAGCAGCTGACTGGTCAGCAGGTATTAAGTATCATGAGGAGTCCATCCACAACGCCTACCTCCAGACTATCGCCAGGAGCAAGCACTTCATCTACATAGAG aacCAGTTTTTCATCAGCTGTTCTGACAACAAGATGGTCTATAACAAGATCGGAGAAGCGCTCATCGAGAGGATTCTCAGAGCTCACAa AGAAGGCAAGAAGTTCCGTGTGTACGTGGTCACTCCACTACTTCCTGGATTTGAAGGTGACATCACAACAGGGGGAGGAAACGCCCTTCAGGCCGTCATGCACTTCAACtacag GACCATGATCAGAGGTGAATACTCCATCATCTCCCAGCTGAAGAAAGAAA tgtgtgtgtgtgttccagtggaTGAGCTCCAGTGGATGAACTACATCTCGTTCTGTGGTCTGAGGACCCACGCTGAGCTGGAGGGACGCCTGGTCACAGAGCTCGTCTACGTCCACAGCAAGATGCTCATCGCAGACGACAACACTGTCATCATAG gttcGGCCAACATCAACGACCGCAGCATGTTGGGGAAGCGTGACAGCGAGGTGGCGGTGATCATTGAGGACTCTGAGACCGTTACCGCGGTGATGGACGGACATGAGTACCAGGCCGGACGCTTTGCACTGGCGCTACGTCTAGAGTgcttcag gactatCCTTGGAGCTCATATGGACACGACCATAGATGTGTCTGACCCTGTCTCTGACCGCTTCTATAAGGATGTCTGGATGACCACCGCTGGACGCAATGCAACCATCTatgagaag gtgttccGGTGCCTGCCGTCCTCCCTGGTTCGTAACATGTCTGAGTTAGAGAGTTACCAGACGAACCTAGGCCTGGCTCAGTCGGACCCAGGTAAAGCCCAAGAAGAGCTAAGGAGGATCAGAGGGTTCCTGGTTCAATTCCCTCTGGACTTCCTCTCAGAACAGAACCTAATGCCTTCTGTTGGGACCAAGGAGGGCATGGTGCCTACTGAGATCTGGACCTAG
- the LOC129840293 gene encoding phospholipase D1-like: LSFSLSLSLPLSLSLCLSLFSLSLLSLSLSLSLSLSLSLSLSLSLSHTTRRRTMKKSEARHIPELPRGGDELAQDEQVYSRRKQLEDYLNKLLRMAMYRKYYHTMEFIDVSQMSFIHDLGPKGLEGMIHKRSGGHRIPGLNCCGHSEACYRWSKRWLVVKDSFLFYMKPDSGAISFVLLLDKEFSVKMDSKDTETKYGVRIDSLSRCLVLKLNSYRHARWWGQEMKELTVFVCVCVCVCVCVCVCVCVCVCVCVCVCVCVRACVRACVRACVCSCV; the protein is encoded by the exons ctctctttctctctctctctctctctccctctctcgctctctctctgtctctctctcttctctctctctctactctctctctctctctctctctctctctctctctctctctctctctctctctctctttctctcagccaCACAACGAGGAGGAGGACAATGAAGAAGAGTGAAGCCAGACATATTCCTGAGCTGCCGCGTGGCGGAGATGAGTTGGCACAAGACGAACAGGTCTACAGCAGAAGG AAACAGCTGGAAGATTATCTGAACAAGCTGCTAAGGATGGCCATGTACAGGAAATACTACCACACT atggaGTTTATTGACGTCAGCCAGATGTCCTTCATCCATGACCTGGGACCTAAAGGACT GGAGGGGATGATACACAAGCGTTCTGGAGGTCATCGTATCCCAGGCTTGAACTGCTGTGGTCACAGTGAAGCCTGCTACCGCTGGTCTAAACG ctggttGGTGGTGAAGGATTCGTTCCTCTTCTACATGAAACCAGACTCAGGAGCCATTTCCTTTGTTCTCCTGTTGGACAAGGAGTTCAGCGTCAAAATGGACTCCAAAGACACAGAGACCAAATACGGAGTACGCATCGACAGCCTCTctag gtgcctTGTACTGAAGTTGAACAGCTACAGACATGCTCGGTGGTGGGGCCAGGAGATGAAGGAgttaactgtgtttgtgtgtgtgtgtgtgtgtgtgtgtgtgtgtgtgtgtgtgtgtgtgtgtgtgtgtgtgtgtgtgtgtgtgtgtgtgtgtgtgtgtgtgcgtgcgtgcgtgcgtgcgtgcgtgcgtgcgtgtgtgtgttcgtgcgtgtag